A part of Pectobacterium cacticida genomic DNA contains:
- the potA gene encoding spermidine/putrescine ABC transporter ATP-binding protein PotA, with protein MKENSLTVPVVELINVHKGFDGKDIISHFNLTINNGEFLTILGPSGCGKTTVLRLIAGLEAVDSGNIMLEKQDITHQPAEQRHVNTVFQSYALFPHLSVFENVAFGLRMQKTPAAEITPRVTEALKMVQLDALAQRRPHQLSGGQQQRVAIARAVVNQPKVLLLDESLSALDYKLRKQMQNELKALQRKLGITFIFVTHDQEEALTMSDRIVVMREGRIEQDGTPREIYEEPKNLFVASFIGEINIFDAVVLEPLDEQRVRARVEGHECAIAVNFPVHIGQHLNVLLRPEDLRVEELGDGMQAQGMVGYVRERNYKGMTLESNIELENGKMVMVSEFFNEDDPDFDHSLNQKVDVTWVESWEVVLNDEDAA; from the coding sequence ATGAAAGAAAACTCCCTGACTGTGCCGGTCGTTGAATTGATCAACGTCCATAAAGGCTTTGATGGCAAAGACATCATTTCACACTTTAATCTCACTATTAATAACGGCGAGTTTCTGACGATCCTTGGCCCTTCCGGCTGTGGGAAAACCACCGTACTGCGTCTGATTGCCGGGCTGGAAGCGGTCGATAGCGGCAATATTATGCTGGAAAAGCAAGATATTACCCATCAACCCGCGGAGCAACGCCATGTAAATACCGTGTTCCAAAGCTACGCGTTGTTTCCTCACCTCAGCGTGTTCGAGAACGTAGCGTTTGGCCTGCGTATGCAGAAAACACCTGCCGCAGAGATTACGCCACGCGTAACGGAAGCGCTAAAAATGGTGCAACTTGACGCGCTGGCGCAGCGCCGCCCCCACCAGCTATCAGGCGGTCAGCAACAGCGCGTCGCTATTGCCCGCGCTGTGGTTAACCAGCCCAAAGTGCTACTGCTGGACGAATCGCTTTCAGCGCTCGATTACAAGCTACGTAAGCAGATGCAAAACGAACTCAAAGCGCTGCAACGTAAACTGGGCATTACCTTTATTTTCGTCACGCACGATCAGGAAGAAGCGCTGACTATGTCTGACCGCATCGTAGTCATGCGCGAAGGACGTATTGAGCAAGATGGCACGCCGCGTGAAATCTACGAAGAACCGAAAAATCTGTTCGTTGCCAGTTTTATTGGCGAAATTAATATCTTCGACGCCGTGGTGCTGGAGCCTCTTGACGAACAGCGGGTTCGCGCCAGGGTAGAAGGCCACGAATGTGCGATCGCCGTCAACTTTCCGGTCCACATTGGTCAGCACCTTAACGTATTGCTACGCCCGGAAGATTTACGTGTCGAAGAGCTAGGCGATGGCATGCAGGCGCAAGGCATGGTGGGTTATGTGCGTGAGCGCAACTATAAAGGTATGACGCTGGAATCCAACATCGAGTTGGAAAACGGCAAAATGGTCATGGTCAGCGAATTCTTCAACGAAGACGATCCCGATTTCGATCATTCACTCAATCAGAAGGTCGATGTCACTTGGGTAGAAAGCTGGGAGGTCGTCCTTAACGATGAAGACGCCGCGTAA
- the potB gene encoding spermidine/putrescine ABC transporter permease PotB, whose amino-acid sequence MKTPRKRFQNMIITLIVSWLVLFVFLPNLMIIATSFLTRDDAHFVSLVFTLENYTRLIDPLYASVLLHSLNMAVIATLCCLLLGYPFAFILARLPKRIQPLMLFLLIVPFWTNSLIRIYGLKIFLSTRGHLNEFLLWTGLIDTPIRIMYTSEAVILGLIYILLPFMVLPLYSSIEKLDKSYLEAARDLGANKWQTFIRVVIPLTMPGIIAGCLLVLLPAMGLFFVADLMGGAKNLLIGNVIKSQFLNIRDWPFGAATSICLTLIMGVLLFIYYRTARMLNKKGELE is encoded by the coding sequence ATGAAGACGCCGCGTAAACGCTTTCAAAACATGATTATTACTCTCATCGTATCCTGGCTGGTGTTATTTGTTTTCCTGCCCAATCTGATGATTATCGCGACCAGTTTTCTCACGCGCGATGATGCCCATTTCGTCAGTCTGGTCTTTACGCTGGAAAACTATACGCGACTGATCGATCCACTGTATGCCTCAGTGTTGCTGCATTCGCTGAATATGGCGGTTATCGCTACGCTCTGCTGTTTACTACTCGGCTATCCGTTTGCATTTATTCTGGCGCGCTTACCAAAGAGAATTCAGCCGTTGATGTTATTTTTACTCATCGTGCCGTTCTGGACTAATTCGCTGATCCGTATTTATGGACTGAAAATTTTCCTGAGCACGCGAGGACATCTGAACGAATTCCTGCTTTGGACTGGTCTCATCGATACCCCAATACGGATTATGTATACTTCTGAAGCGGTGATCCTCGGCCTGATTTATATTTTGCTGCCTTTTATGGTCCTGCCGCTCTACTCCAGTATCGAGAAGCTGGATAAGTCGTATCTAGAAGCCGCACGCGATTTAGGCGCCAATAAATGGCAAACCTTTATTCGCGTAGTGATCCCGCTCACGATGCCGGGAATCATTGCGGGCTGTTTATTAGTGCTATTACCCGCTATGGGGTTGTTCTTCGTCGCCGACTTGATGGGCGGAGCCAAAAATCTCTTGATCGGCAATGTAATTAAAAGCCAGTTTCTCAATATTCGCGATTGGCCGTTTGGCGCCGCCACGAGCATTTGCCTAACGCTGATCATGGGTGTGCTGTTGTTTATCTACTACCGCACTGCGCGCATGCTCAACAAGAAGGGAGAACTGGAATGA
- the potC gene encoding spermidine/putrescine ABC transporter permease PotC: MIGRVLRGGLMSIIYAYLYIPIVILIVNSFNQARFGINWQGFTLDWYRLLINNDSLLQAAQHSLTMAIFSATFATLIGSLTAVALYRYRFRGKPFVGGMLFVVMMSPDIVMAISLLVLFMLLGISLGFWSLLFSHITFCLPFVVVTVYSRLKGFDVRMLEAARDLGASEVIILRKIILPLAMPAVAASWLLSFTLSMDDVVVSSFVTGPAYEILPLKIYSMVKVGVSPEVNALATILLVLSLVLVLSSQLILRDRTGK, encoded by the coding sequence ATGATCGGACGTGTACTGCGCGGTGGATTGATGTCCATCATTTACGCTTACCTGTATATCCCGATCGTTATTCTGATCGTGAATTCCTTTAATCAGGCACGCTTCGGCATCAACTGGCAGGGGTTTACGCTAGACTGGTATCGTCTGCTCATAAACAACGACAGCCTGCTTCAGGCCGCACAGCATTCGTTGACAATGGCTATTTTCTCCGCAACTTTTGCCACGCTGATTGGTTCCTTAACGGCGGTTGCGCTGTATCGCTATCGTTTTCGCGGTAAACCTTTTGTCGGCGGTATGCTATTCGTTGTGATGATGTCGCCCGATATTGTGATGGCCATTTCTCTGCTGGTGCTCTTCATGCTACTGGGCATCTCACTCGGCTTCTGGTCGCTGCTGTTTTCCCACATCACTTTTTGCCTGCCGTTTGTCGTCGTAACGGTTTACTCGCGTTTGAAGGGGTTTGATGTGCGAATGTTGGAAGCTGCGCGTGATTTAGGTGCCAGCGAGGTCATTATTTTACGCAAAATTATTTTACCGCTGGCCATGCCGGCGGTCGCCGCCAGTTGGTTACTCAGCTTTACGTTATCGATGGATGACGTGGTGGTGTCCTCCTTTGTCACCGGGCCTGCGTATGAAATCCTACCGTTAAAAATCTACTCGATGGTAAAGGTCGGCGTCTCGCCGGAAGTCAACGCACTGGCAACTATTTTACTGGTTTTATCGCTGGTGCTGGTGCTGAGTAGCCAACTCATTTTACGCGATCGCACCGGAAAATAA
- the potD gene encoding spermidine/putrescine ABC transporter substrate-binding protein PotD: MKKWPHLLAACTLAFGVSTANANDGKTLYFYNWTEYVPPGLLEQFTKETGIKVIYSTYESNESMYAKLKTYKDGAYDLIVPSTYFISKMSKEGMLQKIDTSKLSNFHNLDPNLLHKSFDPNNDYSVPYIWGATAIGVNHEAIDPASVTGWADLWDKKYKNSLLLTDDAREVFQIALRKLGYSANTTDPKEIEAAYKELQALMPNVLTFNSDNPGNPFIEGEVNLGMIWNGSAYVARQAGTPLDVIWPKEGGIFWMDSLAIPANAKNVDGAMKLIDFLLRPEVAAQVAETIGYPTPNLAAKKRLPPEISGDKTLYPDDETIAKGEWQNDVGSASTLYETYFQQLKAGR; encoded by the coding sequence ATGAAAAAGTGGCCACATCTATTGGCAGCCTGCACGCTGGCATTTGGCGTCAGCACCGCCAATGCCAACGACGGTAAAACACTCTATTTCTATAACTGGACCGAGTATGTGCCGCCGGGCCTATTGGAACAGTTCACGAAAGAAACCGGCATCAAGGTGATCTACTCGACCTATGAGTCCAATGAGAGTATGTATGCCAAATTGAAAACCTATAAGGATGGCGCCTACGATCTGATCGTGCCATCAACGTATTTTATCTCCAAAATGAGTAAAGAAGGCATGCTGCAAAAGATCGATACCAGCAAGCTCAGCAATTTCCACAACCTCGACCCTAATCTGCTACATAAATCTTTTGATCCGAACAACGACTACTCGGTGCCTTATATCTGGGGCGCAACAGCAATTGGTGTTAATCATGAAGCCATTGATCCGGCCAGCGTCACGGGGTGGGCAGATTTGTGGGATAAGAAATACAAAAATAGTTTGTTACTCACGGACGACGCGCGTGAGGTGTTCCAAATTGCGCTACGTAAACTCGGCTACTCGGCCAATACCACCGACCCAAAGGAGATCGAGGCAGCCTACAAAGAACTGCAAGCCTTAATGCCGAACGTGTTAACGTTCAACTCGGATAACCCCGGCAATCCGTTCATTGAAGGTGAAGTCAACTTGGGGATGATATGGAACGGTTCTGCCTATGTCGCACGTCAGGCGGGTACGCCGCTGGATGTAATCTGGCCCAAAGAAGGCGGCATTTTCTGGATGGACAGCTTGGCGATCCCCGCCAACGCCAAAAACGTTGATGGCGCAATGAAACTGATCGACTTCCTGTTACGTCCAGAAGTGGCGGCGCAGGTTGCGGAAACTATCGGCTATCCAACGCCGAATCTAGCGGCGAAAAAGCGACTTCCACCAGAAATTTCGGGAGACAAAACACTATACCCGGATGACGAAACCATCGCCAAAGGCGAATGGCAGAATGATGTTGGCAGCGCCAGCACACTGTACGAAACCTATTTTCAGCAGCTAAAAGCGGGTCGTTAA
- the prc gene encoding carboxy terminal-processing peptidase encodes MNNIVKITAIAGLLLAGSSFANENITRVEQIPQLHQEPQHATVSDRVVSRFLRSHYRQFMLDASFSEKIFQRYLNMLDYSHNVLLASDVARFAGQEAQLGDALKSGQLAVPYALYNLAQKRRFERFQYALSLLNKPIDLTGNDTFEVDRSKAPWPQSVAELNRLWDAKVKYDWLNLKLSGKSDKDIKETLTKRYQFAIRRLAQSNSEDVFQLIMNAFAREIDPHTSYLSPRNTEQFNTEMSLSLEGIGAVLQMDDDYTVINSLVPGGPAAKSKNITVGDRVVGVGQSGKPMVDVIGWRLDDVVALIKGPKGSKVRLEILPAGKGTKTRIVTLTREHIRLEDRAVKMSVKTVGKDKVGVLDIPGFYVGLTDDVKVQLQKLEKQHVSSIVIDLRANGGGALTEAVGLSGLFIPSGPIVQVRDNNGKVREDSDTDGVVYYKGPLVVLVDRFSASASEIFAAAMQDYGRALIVGEPTFGKGTVQQYRLLSRIYDQMLRPDWPALGSVQYTIQKFYRINGGSTQMKGVTPDVMMPTGTETVDTGEKFEDNALPWDSIKAANYTKSGDLSALIGKLNEFHQERIAKDPEFQYIAQDIAHYNATKDKRNIVSLNLALREKENNDEESVRLQRVNERLAREGKKPLASLDDLPKDYQAPDPYLDETVKIAHDLAQEQKE; translated from the coding sequence ATGAACAATATCGTCAAAATAACCGCTATTGCAGGTTTACTGCTGGCGGGTTCGAGTTTTGCAAATGAAAATATAACGCGTGTCGAGCAGATCCCTCAGCTGCATCAGGAACCTCAACATGCGACGGTGAGTGACAGGGTGGTCTCACGTTTCCTGCGTTCGCATTATCGTCAGTTTATGTTGGATGCATCGTTCTCTGAGAAGATTTTCCAACGCTATCTCAATATGTTGGACTACAGCCACAATGTGCTGTTAGCCTCGGATGTCGCGCGTTTCGCCGGGCAGGAAGCTCAACTAGGCGACGCACTTAAATCCGGTCAATTGGCTGTCCCTTACGCATTATATAACTTAGCGCAGAAACGACGTTTTGAGCGTTTCCAGTATGCGCTCTCGCTGCTCAATAAGCCCATCGATCTGACGGGCAACGATACGTTTGAAGTTGACCGCAGTAAAGCGCCCTGGCCGCAGAGTGTGGCTGAGCTTAATCGACTGTGGGACGCCAAGGTAAAATATGACTGGCTTAATCTGAAACTCTCAGGTAAATCCGATAAAGATATTAAAGAAACGTTAACCAAGCGTTACCAGTTTGCTATCCGCCGTTTGGCGCAAAGCAACAGTGAAGATGTGTTTCAACTCATCATGAACGCCTTCGCACGGGAAATCGATCCGCATACCAGCTACCTATCACCGCGTAATACCGAACAGTTCAACACTGAAATGAGCTTGTCGCTTGAAGGTATTGGCGCCGTATTACAGATGGATGATGATTACACCGTGATTAATTCGCTGGTCCCTGGCGGGCCGGCAGCGAAGAGCAAAAATATTACCGTTGGCGATCGTGTGGTGGGCGTAGGACAAAGTGGTAAGCCAATGGTGGATGTCATCGGCTGGCGTTTGGATGACGTGGTCGCACTCATTAAAGGGCCAAAAGGGAGTAAGGTGCGCCTGGAAATCTTGCCAGCCGGTAAAGGAACCAAGACCCGCATTGTCACATTAACGCGCGAACACATTCGCCTTGAAGATCGTGCCGTTAAAATGTCGGTCAAAACGGTGGGTAAAGATAAAGTTGGCGTGTTGGATATTCCCGGTTTCTATGTTGGCCTGACTGATGATGTCAAAGTTCAACTCCAGAAATTGGAGAAACAGCACGTTAGCAGCATTGTCATTGACTTGCGAGCTAACGGCGGTGGGGCATTGACCGAAGCCGTGGGGCTTTCCGGCCTATTTATCCCGAGTGGCCCGATTGTGCAGGTGCGTGACAATAATGGCAAGGTGCGAGAGGACAGCGATACCGACGGTGTTGTGTATTACAAAGGTCCGCTAGTGGTGCTGGTTGATCGCTTCAGCGCCTCCGCTTCTGAAATTTTTGCGGCAGCAATGCAGGATTATGGTCGCGCACTGATTGTGGGGGAACCCACGTTTGGTAAAGGTACCGTACAACAGTATCGTTTGCTGAGTCGAATTTACGATCAGATGCTGCGTCCTGATTGGCCTGCGCTAGGTTCGGTGCAATACACTATTCAGAAATTTTATCGCATTAACGGCGGCAGTACCCAGATGAAAGGGGTGACGCCTGACGTAATGATGCCAACCGGTACTGAAACAGTGGATACCGGTGAAAAATTTGAAGATAACGCGCTGCCGTGGGACAGCATCAAGGCGGCTAACTACACCAAAAGCGGCGATCTTAGCGCACTGATTGGCAAGCTGAATGAGTTTCATCAGGAGCGCATTGCCAAAGATCCAGAGTTCCAATACATTGCGCAAGATATTGCGCATTACAACGCGACGAAGGATAAGCGCAATATCGTCTCACTCAATCTTGCGCTGCGCGAGAAAGAGAATAATGATGAGGAATCCGTGCGTTTGCAACGCGTTAATGAGCGGTTAGCGAGGGAAGGTAAAAAACCGTTAGCGTCGTTGGATGATTTGCCGAAAGATTATCAGGCGCCCGATCCTTATCTGGATGAAACGGTAAAAATCGCTCACGATTTGGCTCAGGAGCAGAAAGAGTAA
- the proQ gene encoding RNA chaperone ProQ, whose protein sequence is MENQPKLNSSKEVIAFLAERFPLCFTTEGETRPLKIGIFQDLVERIPEEDNVSKTQLRSALRLYTSSWRYLYGVKVGAQRVDLDGNPCGELEQQHVDHARTQLAEAKARVQAQRAEQQAKKREAAGESAPATRPPRPAQKRTPRREGANTPSRSNAPRKPSSGQSQSPASQSANARPRQAKPAGNERQRVAVTDISKLQIGQGIKVRAGKDAMDATVLEIAKGEVRVQLASGLAMIVRAEHLQF, encoded by the coding sequence ATGGAAAATCAACCTAAGTTGAACAGTAGTAAAGAAGTTATTGCTTTTTTGGCAGAGCGGTTCCCGCTTTGTTTCACCACAGAAGGTGAAACGCGCCCGTTAAAGATCGGTATTTTTCAGGATCTTGTTGAGCGCATCCCTGAAGAGGATAACGTCAGTAAAACGCAATTACGCTCGGCATTACGCCTTTATACGTCAAGTTGGCGCTATCTGTATGGCGTAAAGGTGGGGGCTCAACGCGTTGATCTGGATGGTAATCCGTGTGGTGAGTTAGAGCAGCAGCATGTTGATCATGCCCGCACGCAATTAGCAGAGGCGAAAGCGCGAGTCCAGGCCCAGCGTGCGGAGCAACAGGCGAAAAAACGTGAAGCAGCCGGAGAGTCGGCACCTGCGACACGCCCGCCTCGTCCTGCTCAGAAGCGTACGCCACGCCGTGAAGGTGCCAATACCCCATCTCGAAGCAACGCACCGCGGAAGCCTTCTTCCGGTCAATCTCAGTCTCCTGCTTCGCAATCCGCCAATGCGCGACCACGTCAGGCTAAGCCTGCTGGTAATGAGCGTCAGCGGGTAGCGGTTACGGATATTTCCAAACTGCAAATCGGTCAGGGAATCAAAGTCAGGGCTGGCAAAGATGCCATGGATGCTACCGTGCTTGAAATTGCTAAGGGTGAAGTCAGAGTACAGTTGGCTTCCGGATTGGCAATGATTGTGCGCGCAGAACATTTGCAGTTCTGA
- a CDS encoding GAF domain-containing protein, whose translation MNKQEFYQDLIRDMTSLIADEQRFITILANSSALLFERLDGVNWAGFYLLDDNTLFLGPFQGKVACVRIPVGKGVCGTAIAENRVQRVDDVHAFPGHIACDATSNAEIVLPLVVNGRPVGVLDIDSTLYQRFDADDEEGLKAVVSVLCTQLEASDMMTFINSLMLRQG comes from the coding sequence ATGAATAAACAAGAATTTTATCAGGATCTCATTCGCGATATGACATCGCTTATTGCGGATGAACAACGTTTTATCACGATTTTAGCCAACAGTAGTGCGTTGCTGTTTGAGCGTTTGGATGGGGTTAACTGGGCGGGTTTCTACCTATTGGACGACAATACGCTTTTCCTGGGGCCGTTTCAGGGTAAGGTCGCCTGCGTACGCATTCCCGTGGGTAAAGGCGTGTGTGGTACGGCAATCGCTGAAAATCGCGTCCAACGCGTGGATGATGTCCATGCGTTTCCCGGGCATATTGCCTGTGATGCCACGAGTAATGCGGAAATTGTGCTACCGCTTGTCGTTAACGGGCGACCAGTTGGCGTTCTGGATATTGACAGTACTCTCTACCAGCGTTTTGACGCGGATGATGAAGAAGGGCTGAAGGCCGTCGTTAGTGTACTTTGTACTCAACTGGAAGCGAGCGATATGATGACGTTCATCAATTCTCTCATGTTGAGACAAGGTTAA
- the rsmF gene encoding 16S rRNA (cytosine(1407)-C(5))-methyltransferase RsmF yields the protein MAKFTPASLPAEFLDAMRDTMPSSLSMDDFIAACRRPLRRSIRVNTLKISVDAFLRLVQPYGWELEPIPWCQEGFWLLNVEEENTRLGNTLEHLSGLFYIQEASSMLPVSALFHHNDGLETILDVAAAPGSKTTQIAAKMNNAGAIIANEYSGSRVKVLHANISRCGVSNTAITHFDGRVFGAALPEYFDAILLDAPCSGEGVVRKDPMAINHWSPESIISMAATQRDLILSAFHALKPGGIMIYSTCTLNMQENQQVCHWLQTQFPDALEFEPLNGLFPNADRAATREGFLHVFPQIYDSEGFFVARLRKTASVPPLPRPGYKVGKFPFSPVAAKDSALIRQAADKQGMHWDEALLQLWQRDGEIWLFPAALTSAFGHIKFSRIGLKLAERYPKGLRWQHEAVIALADPKAINAYELTDRLAITWFQGKDCYPEPLPDKEELVLTYRNTPVGLAKRINSRIKNGLPRDLVRDGAFSAQPIAKK from the coding sequence GTGGCAAAATTTACCCCAGCCAGCCTGCCAGCTGAATTCCTCGATGCTATGCGCGATACCATGCCATCATCACTATCAATGGACGATTTTATTGCCGCCTGCCGACGCCCTTTACGCCGAAGTATCCGCGTTAATACCTTAAAAATCAGCGTCGATGCCTTTCTTCGGCTCGTGCAGCCTTATGGCTGGGAGCTTGAACCCATTCCCTGGTGTCAGGAAGGTTTCTGGCTGCTGAATGTCGAGGAGGAAAACACCCGACTGGGTAATACGCTAGAACACTTGAGCGGGCTGTTTTACATCCAAGAAGCCAGTTCCATGCTGCCCGTCAGCGCCCTGTTCCATCATAACGATGGGTTGGAAACAATTTTGGACGTCGCGGCTGCACCAGGTTCCAAAACGACGCAAATTGCGGCGAAAATGAACAACGCGGGCGCCATTATCGCCAACGAATATTCGGGCAGTCGGGTGAAAGTATTACACGCTAATATTAGCCGCTGCGGAGTCAGCAACACCGCAATAACACACTTTGATGGGCGCGTTTTTGGTGCAGCTTTACCGGAATATTTTGACGCTATTCTGCTGGATGCCCCATGCTCTGGCGAAGGCGTTGTGCGTAAAGATCCCATGGCGATAAACCACTGGTCGCCAGAGAGCATTATTAGTATGGCCGCTACACAGCGCGACCTGATTTTGAGCGCATTTCATGCCCTTAAGCCTGGTGGCATCATGATTTATTCCACCTGCACGTTAAATATGCAGGAAAATCAGCAGGTCTGTCATTGGCTACAGACGCAATTTCCCGATGCATTGGAATTTGAGCCATTAAACGGCCTTTTCCCCAATGCCGACCGCGCCGCCACGAGAGAAGGCTTCTTGCACGTATTCCCACAGATTTATGATAGTGAAGGCTTCTTCGTCGCGCGGTTGCGGAAAACAGCCAGCGTACCGCCACTGCCACGCCCAGGCTATAAAGTGGGTAAATTTCCCTTCTCTCCTGTCGCGGCCAAGGATAGTGCGTTGATCAGACAGGCTGCAGATAAACAAGGTATGCATTGGGATGAGGCATTACTTCAGCTCTGGCAGCGTGATGGAGAGATTTGGCTTTTCCCTGCGGCATTAACCTCCGCTTTTGGTCATATCAAATTCTCACGTATTGGCCTTAAACTTGCCGAACGCTATCCCAAAGGCTTGCGCTGGCAACATGAAGCGGTTATCGCCCTGGCGGATCCAAAAGCGATCAACGCCTACGAACTGACAGATCGTCTTGCCATTACATGGTTTCAAGGCAAAGATTGCTACCCTGAACCGCTTCCCGATAAGGAGGAACTGGTATTAACCTATCGGAACACGCCTGTCGGTCTGGCCAAACGCATTAACAGCCGGATAAAAAACGGCCTGCCTCGCGACCTAGTGCGGGATGGTGCATTCTCCGCACAGCCCATAGCTAAAAAATAG
- a CDS encoding YebW family protein: MFALVIFVCYLGHGCDDLVIGAYNTEAQCLHAMDEQRLRRAGCFPIEEYIDGFWVPAQEYADF, from the coding sequence ATGTTTGCGTTAGTGATATTTGTGTGTTATCTCGGGCATGGCTGTGATGATTTAGTCATTGGCGCCTACAACACGGAAGCGCAGTGTCTGCACGCGATGGATGAACAGCGCTTGCGTCGCGCTGGCTGCTTTCCTATTGAGGAGTATATTGACGGCTTCTGGGTCCCTGCTCAGGAGTACGCGGATTTCTAG
- a CDS encoding malate/lactate/ureidoglycolate dehydrogenase: MQISVNRLMATTQSVLQKLGCEESEARIVTEHLVAANLKGHDSHGVGMLPHYVSFIEKGIMHPNTPARLLRDSGAVLQFAGDRGFGQRTGKEAMQAAIDRVKKTGVCLMTLSSTCHLGRIGTYGEMAAEAGLVSIHFVNVNDIDPIVAPWCGSDARFGTNPICIAFPPTAHNAAFVLDFATSMVALGKTRVAYLAGKKFDEEVMLDCNGVSTNDPTVMWEGDKHGALKPIAKHKGGGLILAAEMLAGLLSGGGTIQPENTRDGAIMNNMTTIVIDPASLVSMSWLQKEYDAMLEYVRSSTAPDPAQPILIAGEPERRSLAQRHAEGIYLSDQEWQKIVEAGITLGMNPDEFSKIA; this comes from the coding sequence ATGCAGATTTCAGTGAACCGTTTGATGGCGACGACGCAAAGTGTATTGCAAAAATTAGGATGTGAAGAAAGTGAGGCGCGTATTGTCACAGAACATCTCGTGGCAGCAAACCTGAAAGGGCATGATAGCCATGGGGTTGGGATGTTGCCACATTATGTGTCTTTTATTGAAAAAGGCATTATGCATCCGAATACGCCGGCGCGTTTGCTACGTGATAGCGGAGCGGTGTTGCAGTTCGCTGGCGACCGCGGTTTCGGTCAGCGGACAGGCAAAGAAGCAATGCAGGCGGCAATTGATCGCGTGAAAAAGACGGGCGTGTGTTTAATGACGCTATCCTCAACGTGCCATTTAGGGCGTATTGGCACCTATGGAGAAATGGCGGCGGAGGCTGGGCTAGTTTCGATACATTTTGTTAACGTTAATGACATCGATCCTATCGTCGCGCCTTGGTGTGGTAGTGACGCGCGTTTTGGCACAAACCCTATCTGCATCGCCTTTCCGCCAACGGCTCATAATGCTGCGTTTGTGTTGGATTTTGCAACCAGCATGGTGGCGTTAGGAAAGACACGGGTTGCCTATCTGGCAGGCAAAAAATTTGATGAAGAGGTAATGCTTGATTGCAACGGCGTTTCAACTAACGACCCGACAGTTATGTGGGAAGGCGATAAACACGGAGCTTTAAAGCCTATCGCCAAACATAAAGGTGGGGGGTTGATTTTAGCGGCAGAGATGTTGGCGGGTTTGCTTTCTGGCGGTGGGACTATTCAACCAGAAAATACGCGTGACGGGGCGATAATGAATAATATGACAACGATTGTTATCGACCCCGCCAGCCTGGTGTCGATGTCGTGGCTGCAAAAAGAGTATGACGCGATGCTGGAATACGTCCGATCTTCAACAGCGCCCGATCCGGCACAGCCTATTTTAATCGCAGGTGAGCCAGAACGTCGGTCTCTGGCGCAGCGTCATGCTGAAGGGATTTATCTGTCCGATCAGGAATGGCAGAAAATTGTGGAAGCGGGGATTACATTGGGAATGAACCCGGACGAATTTTCAAAAATAGCATAA
- the cspE gene encoding transcription antiterminator/RNA stability regulator CspE: MSDKMTGLVKWFDAGKGFGFITPDNGSKDVFVHFSAIQSNDFKTLDEGQKVEFSIENGQKGPSAGNVVAL, translated from the coding sequence ATGTCTGATAAAATGACTGGTTTAGTAAAATGGTTTGATGCTGGTAAAGGTTTTGGTTTTATTACTCCTGACAACGGTAGCAAAGATGTATTTGTACATTTTTCTGCTATCCAGAGCAATGATTTCAAAACTCTTGATGAAGGCCAGAAAGTTGAGTTCTCCATTGAAAATGGTCAGAAAGGTCCTTCAGCTGGCAACGTTGTTGCACTGTAA
- a CDS encoding YebY family protein — translation MMKKFLLSVVLTSFSVNAFSAAKLVTISRLQYGDRWAFTREEVQLICRPGHALYALHTGTLMQYPLNDVAIAQMKSGQVNAQPIDAIWLDDPEQPGQKKSLQPFIERAEQLCQTDTVPQRH, via the coding sequence ATGATGAAGAAATTTTTGCTATCCGTTGTGCTTACATCATTTTCTGTCAATGCCTTTTCTGCTGCTAAACTGGTCACCATCAGCCGGCTACAATACGGCGATCGTTGGGCTTTCACGCGTGAAGAAGTTCAACTAATTTGTCGCCCTGGGCACGCATTATACGCATTACATACTGGGACGCTGATGCAATACCCATTAAATGACGTCGCCATTGCGCAGATGAAATCCGGCCAGGTGAATGCGCAGCCAATAGATGCTATCTGGTTAGATGATCCTGAACAGCCAGGACAGAAAAAAAGCCTTCAACCGTTTATCGAGCGTGCAGAGCAGCTGTGCCAGACTGATACGGTGCCGCAGCGTCACTAA